A genomic segment from Malaclemys terrapin pileata isolate rMalTer1 chromosome 1, rMalTer1.hap1, whole genome shotgun sequence encodes:
- the LOC128826773 gene encoding general transcription factor II-I repeat domain-containing protein 2A-like, producing the protein MAKRKIDSENRGFQSRWENEYMFTEIAGKPVCLLCGSNIAVMKEYNLRWHYETKHENKFKNLSAGQKLQKVEELKKNLTSQQTFFTKAKSQSEAAVKASFIVAEEIAKSGRPFTEGEFVKNCMMKVCDVLCPDKTRAFANVSLSRNTVANRVCEMATDLKTQLIERAKDFVAYSLAVDETTDATDTVQLAIFIRGVDSNLCVTEEILDIKSMHGTTKGEDIFGNVFQSVTDMKLPWEKLVGLTTDGAPAMCGEKNGLVGRMRSKMREENCAGELTVYHCIIHQESLSAKVLKMDHVMNTVTQTVNFIRAHGLNHRQFQSFLREIDSEFGDMPYHTEVRWLSRGKVLKRHFELREEICQFMDSKGKDCTVLRDEKWKCELAFLADITSHLSALNLQLQGREHIITDMHDAVKAFQVKLRLWETQMHQCNLSHFPCCQVIRNQESATVFPNATFAEKLSALRTEFARHFSDFEAQKSNFELLRNPFAVDVETAPVEMQMELIELQCNGTLKAKYDTAGPAQFTRFIPEAMPQLRQHAARILSMFGSTYLCEQLFSVMKINKTSHRSRLTDEHLQSILRIFTTQNLTPNINELVAKIRLQVSGSD; encoded by the coding sequence ATGGCCAAGAGAAAAATTGATTCTGAAAACCGAGGCTTTCAAAGCCGGTGGGAGAATGAGTATATGTTTACTGAAATTGCAGGTAAACCAGTGTGTCTCCTTTGCGGGAGTAATATCGCTGTAATGAAGGAGTATAACCTAAGATGGCACTACGAGACGAAACATGAGAACAAATTCAAAAACCTGAGCGCAGGACAGAAGCTACAAAAGGTAGAGGAGTTGAAGAAGAATTTGACATCCCAGCAGACGTTTTTCACCAAAGCAAAATCACAAAGTGAAGCTGCTGTGAAAGCAAGTTTCATTGTGGCCGAAGAGATCGCCAAATCAGGACGGCCGTTTACCGAGGGGGAATTCGTAAAGAATTGTATGATGAAAGTGTGCGACGTCCTTTGTCCAGATAAAACGCGAGCGTTTGCAAATGTAAGCCTCAGCAGAAACACTGTTGCTAATCGGGTTTGTGAGATGGCGACTGATTTGAAAACACAGTTGATTGAAAGAGCAAAAGATTTTGTTGCATACTCCCTTGCCGTGGATGAAACTACTGACGCGACTGACACTGTACAGCTGGCGATATTTATCCGTGGTGTGGATTCCAATTTGTGCGTAACAGAGGAAATACTGGACATTAAATCGATGCACGGGACAACGAAAGGAGAAGACATCTTTGGAAATGTATTTCAAAGTGTAACCGACATGAAACTGCCGTGGGAAAAACTCGTTGGACTTACAACAGATGGCGCACCTGCTATGTGTGGTGAAAAAAATGGACTGGTGGGAAGGATGCGCTCAAAGATGCGGGAGGAGAACTGTGCCGGTGAGTTGACAGTGTATCACTGCATCATACACCAGGAATCGCTGAGTGCTAAAGTCCTaaaaatggatcatgtgatgaacACTGTAACACAAACCGTCAACTTTATCAGAGCCCACGGTTTAAATCACCGCCAATTCCAGTCTTTTCTGCGGGAAATAGATAGCGAGTTTGGCGATATGCCATATCATACGGAGGTCCGGTGGCTAAGTCGGGGAAAAGTTCTCAAAAGACACTTTGAGCTGCGAGAGGAAATCTGCCAGTTCATGGACAGTAAGGGGAAAGACTGCACAGTTCTGCGGGATGAAAAGTGGAAATGTGAGTTGGCGTTCCTGGCTGACATAACGTCGCATCTTAGCGCTTTAAACCTTCAACTCCAGGGACGGGAGCACATAATAACCGATATGCATGATGCAGTGAAGGCATTTCAAGTGAAGCTGCGCTTATGGGAGACACAAATGCACCAATGCAACTTGTCTCACTTTCCCTGTTGCCAAGTAATACGGAACCAAGAAAGTGCCACAGTTTTCCCAAATGCCACCTTTGCTGAAAAACTCAGCGCGCTGCGCACTGAGTTCGCACGGCACTTCAGTGActttgaggcacagaaaagtaacTTCGAGCTGCTTCGCAATCCATTTGCAGTCGATGTGGAAACCGCACCTGTAGAAATGCAGATGGAGCTGATAGAACTGCAATGTAACGGGACACTGAAGGCAAAGTACGACACTGCGGGGCCAGCACAGTTCACTCGCTTCATTCCTGAAGCGATGCCGCAGCTCCGCCAACATGCGGCTCGAATCCTGTCCATGTTTGGCAGCACATATCTGTGCGAGCAGCTGTTCTCTGTGATGAAAATTAACAAAACGTCACACAGGAGTCGCCTCACTGATGAACACCTGCAATCGATCCTGAGAATCTTCACAACACAGAACCTAACCCCAAACATAAACGAACTTGTTGCAAAGATAAGACTCCAAGTATCAGGCTCTGACTAA